Part of the Streptomyces sp. NBC_01353 genome, CGCGAGTCCTCCGCCCTCACCCCGTACATCAATCTCGCGCGGGGCTGGAACCGGCAGGCGGACATGGAGCGCAATCCGCTCTTCTACGACGACACCCTGAACGCCACGAACTACCAGGACTGGCTCGACCGCTGGGCCGTGCACTACGTGGTCCTGCCGACCGGGGCGCCGGACTCGGGCGCGGAGCGGGAGGCGGAGCTCGTCGCGGACGGGCTGCCGTATCTGAAGCAGGTCTGGTCCGACGCGAACTGGCGGCTGTACGAGGTCGACGATCCCGCCCCGCTGGCGGACCCGCCGGCCAAGGTGCGGCGGGCGGGCGCGAACGAGGTCGTCATCGAGGTCGACAGCCCGGGCCGGGTGCTGATCCGGGTGCCGTACTCGCCGTGGCTGGCGCTCCTCGACGAGAACGGCGGCAAGATCGAGCCGCCGGAGGAGACGGAGGCGTCGAAGGCGGCGCGCGAGGCGTCGCCGACGGAGCTGCCGAAGGTCTTCCTGAACGAGTACGGCTGCCTGCTCAAGACGGAGGCGGACGTCGAGGGCGACGAGTGGACGGAGCTGGTGGCGCCGAAGGCGGGCATATACCGGCTGGCGGCGCCGTACAAGTTCTTCCCACGGGGCACTGCATGCCCGGAGGAACTCCGCTGAGTCGGCCTTAGGGTGTGCCGCTATGGCGTGCGAAAAGTGCGGCGGTGTCGGCAGGGGTCCGCTGCCGGGGATGGGCTGCCGGCAGTGCGTGGGCATCAGGATCAAGCGGCGCGGGCCTGGCCGCGCGGTGGCGCTGGCGGCCGTCGCGGCGGTGAGCTGCCTGGCCGTGGTCGTGTCGTTGGCCGGGGCGGAGGACCCGCCTCCGGCGGCGGCGGAGGGGGATCCGCCGATACGGACGGTCCCGACGAGAAACGGCCCGACGGAGTTCCCGGGCGCACCGGCCCCGAGCACGTCGTCTCCGAGCGGCGAGCCCCCGACCACGACGGCGCCTCCCCCCTCTTCCTCCTCCCATCCCTCCCCACCCCACTACGAGGTGTGGGCGGGCCCGGGGTGTGAGGGCGGCGGCTATACGGAGTCGGGCCGGTTCGCGGACGGCTTCGAGGGCTGGTACACGGTCCGGACGGGCGGCTTCCGGGGCGGGGGCTGCGACGGCCGCTTCTCGGCGCTCCCGATGTCGGGCAGCGCGACGAGGGACCACGACAACTCGGCCACCTGGACGTGGGAGGTGGGCCCCGCGTACCGCACGTGCGACCTCGCGGTCCACGTCCCGAGCCCACCCCGCCCGCAGGACGCGGCCGGCGACCCGTCGGTGTACCAACTCCTGGCGCACGGCACCCCGTACGCCACCTTCACCGTCGACCAGGTCGACCACCCGGGCACCCTCGTCCCCACGGGCCACCACCCGCTGCGCACCCCCACCTTCACGGTCCGCCTCCTCGACCGAGGCCAGGACTGGGGCACCCCCACCCGGGAACAGGCCCACCACGCGGCGGGCCAGATGCGCCTGACGTGCCGGCAGGCGTAGGGGCGTTGCGGGGCGCGGTGTGCGGTCCGGGTCGGAGTCAGCGCGCCGAGCGCAGCCGGTCCAACTCGTCCCCGATCGCCTCACGCAGCGAGTCGTGCCGCGGCCCGAGGGCGAACCGCGCGTCGTTCCACCGGTCGCGGGGATAGCGCCACACCGGCATCCGCACCAAGTCGTCCGGCTCCCACGCGAACCGCGGCCAGACGTGCGCGTGCAGAAAACCGTCGGTGTTCCCCAGGATCTCCAGATTGACCCGCCGAAAGTCGCCGTCGCTCCGCCGACAAGCCCGCTCGACCGCCTCTCCGAGCCGATCCATGTCGGACAGAAAGGCCAGCCGCTTGAGCTTCGGCAGATCGGACAGCCGCTCCACCGTGGGATCGTCCGCCAACAACACCGAGTACCCCGGCAGAAACTGCACATCCCCGATCACGGCGAACCCGGCGTCCAGCCGCCGCATCACGGCCGGGTTCTCCCCTCGCAGCGCACTGCCGATCCGATCCGTCCGCCAGTCGTCATTCATCATGTTCGGACCCTACGCAGGAGGTACCGACGCGTTCTGCTCCGCGCGCTCCAGAAGAGGGGCAAGGCTGGATCGGCTCTATGAGTGTTTCTCGCACGGGACCGGCGTGCTCCACGAACGTTCCGGACCAGCCCTGTATCTCTCGTCAACGTCACGTGAGGCGTGGGAAGGCTTGAGACGATGGTTGGGCGAAGGAATTTCCTCATGGCCGGTGCCATGGGGGGTGCGGCCATGCTTTCGCGGGGTGCGCTGGGAGCGGAGGCACATGCGGACACGGGTCACGGGTCGGGGTCCGCGGACACCCCGCAGACCCCTCCGCTGAAGAGGTTCGTCGACCCGCTGCCCACGCCGAGGACAGCCATCCCGGATCCTTCCGTCTATCCGGGCGCCGACTTCTACGACATCACGATGCGGCAGGGCTCGTGGCGCTTCCACCGGGATCTCGGGCCGGCAACCGTGTGGGGCTATTGGGCCAAGAACCCGCACGATCCTCACCGGCCGATCGGCATGGGCTATCTCGGGCCGACCATCAACGTGACCAAGGACCACCCGACGGTCGCCAAGTGGCGCAACGAGTTGCCGACCACCCACCTGTTCCAGTTCGTGATCGACGCCATTCGTGGCGGAGACCCCGAGCTCGCCCCGACGCCTCCGCCTCCCTACAAGCCCGAACCGGGAATGGGTCCTGTACCAGCACGAGCTCTTCACCACCATGACGTTCAACGCGGTGCCCTTCATGGAGCCGTCCCAGGACTTCATCAAGGCGGGCTCGACCGAGATCTGGGAGTACATCAATCCCAATCACGACGCCCACCCGATGCATGTCCACCTGGTCAATTTCCAGGTGCTGAACAGGCAGCCGATCGACGCGGCCGCCTACCAGGCGGACTACGAGAGCTGGATCAACGGTGGCCGCAAACCGGAGGACAGGCCGGTGCTGGCGAACTATCTCACCGGTCCACCGATTCCGCCGGACCCGGACGAAGCACGGTCCAACAAGGACACGGTCAAGGCGTATTCGGAGATGGTGACCAGAATCATCATCCAGGAATTCAACCCACCGACGGGCACGATCGCGTCGATTCCGAACAGCGGCGCCGTATTGCCGGCGACGTACATCCACCACTGCCACATTCTCGAACACGAGGACGACGACCTGATGCGCCCCTGGACGATCGTCGCCGACGGCGCCCAAACCGACACCGGCACCACCGACACCGGCACCACCGACCACGGCACCACCGACCATGGCGGCGGGCACGGCCACTGACGGGTTCGATCGCTTCGCGCGCGGAACCGGAGTGCCGCCGGCCAAGGGCCGGCGGCACTCCGGAGTTCACGGGGGTTACCGCGAACCGGGGCGCTGGTGGGCGCCGATGTCGGTCGTGCCCTGCAGGGGGTTGCCGAAGTAGTCGTGCCTGCCGGCGTTCTCAATCGGCGTGCCCGCGCCGAGTGCCGGGGAGCCGGGACGCAGCCGCAGGTCGCGCGGGCTGTCCGGGGTGGCGTCGAGGAACTCCGGGTCCGCTGTGACGGCGTTGGCGTCGCTCGCAGGGATGGCGCCCACGCCCACGTAGAGGTTGTGGTCGTAGGTGTTGAGCGCGTCGACGATGGGGGAGCCGCCCTCGGCGGTGCTGACGAAGATGTTGTTGCGGAAGGTGACTCCGCCCTTGCCGTTGTCGCTCACCATGGCCGTGCCCGGCTCGTCGGTCACGACGGTGTTGTTGTAGACCTGCGTGTTGGTCGTGGCGGCCGGGCAGACCACGGAGATGACGCCGTACGGCGGACTCCATGTATTGCGGTCGTCGATGCTCACGTTGTAGCGGAAGACGTTGTCGGCCGACGTCATGCCGGTGGCGTTGCAGACGAGCAGGAAGCCGCCCTCGTTGTCGTGGCTGTAGTTGTACTGGTAGACGTTGCGGTTGTTCCCGCCGTCGAAGTCGAAGGCCTGCGAGTCGAGCGTCCCGTGGCCGCCGGTGACCTCGTTGTACTGGTACACCGCGTCGTCGAAGTTCCACGCCCAGATGCCGACGTTGTAGCCGGCGGAGCGCATGTTGAACCCGTCGACGTAGTTGTGCTCGACGAGCGCGTGGTGGCCGTGCTGGAGCACGATGCCGTCGCCGCCGACGTCGATCACCTTGTTGTTGCGGATCGTGAGGTCGGTGTTGGGCGCCCAGCCGGGTGCGCCGCTGTTGGGGTGTTCGGGACGCCTGCCCCAGCTGGACGCGGTGGAGATACCGGTCCGGTCCACGTGCTGAACGGTCGAGTCGGTCACCGTGATCCCGTCGAAGCGGGTCGGGGTCTCCGTGCCACGCACGACGAAGAGGATGCCGCCCGACGGATCCGGGTCCTTGTGGTCGGAGCCGTTGACGTCGTGCACGTCCACGTCGTCGACGACGTAGTGCTCACCCGTCCCGAAGTCCGTGAGACGGAACAGGATGCCTGCACGTCGCTCCTGCGGGCCCGGCGCGGCGCCCTTGTTGGAGACGTCCAGGTGGCGCAGCTCCCACTGCTCGACGTTCTCCAGCAGGACGGCGGCACGGGCACCTCCGCCCTGGATACGCGGGTTCGCGCCCTTCCCGTACGCGTCGACCCTGACCGGCGCGCCTTCGACTCCCGACCCGGTCGGGGCGAACACACCGTCGCAGGTGCTGCCGCGCCGGAACAGGATCCGGTCACCGGGTCCGTATGTGACGGCACTCGCCTTCTCCAGCGAGTCCCAGGCGGAGCCCGGTGACGTTCCGGAGGCGCTGTCGGAGCCTGAGCCGCAGTCGATGAAGTACGTCGTGCCGGCGTGCCGCCCGCCGTCGCCGGCCTGCGTGCTCGCCGCGGCGGGCAGGGCGCCCGCCGTGGCCGCGAGCACCACTGCGAGAAGTGCTCTCGTGCCCCAACTGGTCATCCGCATGGAGCGTTCCCCTCTGTCGGTACGTGGCGGTTCGGTGGGGGGAGGCTTCCAAGGCTCGCGTGGTCCGGGCCATGCACAGAACGAGCGGGACCTTGTGTTTCTGTTGCCGCCTCACGGACCGGACTTGACCCTCACGTCGCGTGAGGCTGAAGGGTGGTGTGCATGAGCGACTACTACAACGCGTTCGAGATGAGCCCCGTGCCTGCTCCCGGCCCGGATGCTGTTCCGCCGGAGCCGTTCCGTGGCATCTACGGAATGCCCGCGTTCGTGTCGATCCCCACGACGGATGTGGCGGCGTCGGTGGACTTCTGGACTCGTGGGCTCGGGTTCTTCGAGCTCTTCAGCATCCCCGGCACGCTGGTGCATCTGCGCCGGTGGGCGTTCCAGGACGTGCTCCTCGTCCAGGCGGACAGCGTTCCGGAGCAGACACCGGCGATGAGCTTCAGCTTCGCGTGCGTGCTCAACCAGGTCGATTCCCTCGTCGAGGCCTGTCGTGCGCTGCGCCCGCACTCGGTCGATGGTCCACGGGACACTCCCTGGAACACCCGCGATGTGGAGGTGATCACCCCCGAGAACGCACGGATCGTCATCACCGCGGCGAAGCCCTTTGATCCGGCCAGTCAGGAGGCGCGGAACCTTGAAGCCATCGGGATCACCCCACCGGGGGTCGGCAGCGGCGACAATGAGGAGCATGCCTCACGCCACTGACACCGACGGCCTGACCGTCGGTCAGGCCTCGGCGCGTCTGGGAGTGACGGTCCGCGCGCTGCACCACTGGGACGAGATCGGTCTGGCGCGACCGTCGCTGCGGACGGCTGCCGGATACCGGCTCTACACCGCCGGTGATCTGGAACGCCTGCACCGCATCGTCGTCTACCGCGAACTCGGTCTGGGCCTGGACAGGATTCAGACCATCCTGGACGACGCAACGGCAGACGTGCCCGGTGCGTTGCGCGCGCAGCGCACCCAGGTCGCCGAACGGATCGCCCGCCTCCAGCAGCTCGGCGCCGGACTGGACCGGATGATCGACGCCCATGAGCGCGGCCTGCTGCTGACCGTCGAGCAGCAGGCCGCGATCTTCGGCCCTCAATGGGACCCGGACGGGCCGGCCCAAGCCCGTCAGCGCTACGGAGGTACGACGCAATGGCTGCAGTACGCCGAGAACTCGGCGTCTCGCGGTCCGGAGGAATGGCAGGTCGTCGCCGACGCCAATGCCGACCTCGACCGCGCGCTCGGGGAGGCGATGGACGCAGGCGTCACACCGGGTAGCCCGGAAGCGAACCAACTCGTCGAGCGGCACCGCGAAGTCTTCGCCTCGTACTTCCCCCTCACCAGGCAGATGCAGGTCTGCCTCGGCCGCAGATACGAGTCCGACCCGGACTTCGCCGCCCACTACGACGCCATCCGCCCGGGCCTGGCCACCTGGCTCCGCCAGATCGTCGACGCCGACGCGCGCGCCCACGGCATCGACCCCGACACCGCGACCTGGCAGTAGAGCGCGGGGTCCGGCTGCTCAAGAGGCGCCCCGGCCGCCTCTGACCGTCGCCGTTGATGTCGGCTGTAGACGTCAAAGACCCCGGACCATGATCGGTCCGGGGTCTTTTGGCTTGTGCCCCCGGCAGGATTCGAACCTGCGACACCCGCTTTAGGAGAGCGGTGCTCTATCCCCTGAGCTACGAAGGCATTCCTGGTCGGTCGGCCCTCAGACGCCGCCGGGGTGGGGTCCTCGCGGACCTTTCCCGGGCGGGCGACCTGGTAGCCCACTGACCGCTGACAGCCTAGCGGATCGGGCTGTGCGGGTGCGCCCCGCATGAGGGATCATGTCCGGGCGCCCGCGTGGATGGGTGGGTGACCTGCGGAAACGGTCAGCTTGCTGCTCTCTTGAAGAGCTCGCCGATGAGCGCCTCGTCGGACGACGTCAGCTTCGTCAGGGCGAAGGCCGTCGGCCACATCGTGCCCTCGTCGAGGTTCGCCGGGTCGTTGAAGCCGAGCGTGGCGTATCTCGCCTTGAACTTCGCCGCGCTCTGGAAGAAGAAGACGACCTTGCCGGCCTTGGCGTACGCAGGCATCCCGTACCAGAGCTTCGGCGTCAGGTCCGGTGCGCTCGCCCTGGCGATCGCGTGGATGCGCTCGGCGAGGGCGCGGTCCTCGTCCGGCATCTCGGCGATCTTCGCGAGCACCTCGGTCTCCGGGTCCGCCTTGGCCGCGCGCGGCCTGCGTGTCGAGGACTTCAGCTCCTTGGCGCGCTCCTTCATCGCGTCGCGCTCCTCGGCCGTGAATCCGTCGTACTTCTCGTCGGACTTCTGCGTGTCGCTCATGGCAGTTCCTCTCTCGTCGGTCGGTGTCCGTGTGGAGCGGGGGCGGTGGTGTCAGGCGAGCCAGTGGCCGTCGCGCATCAGGTCGCGGCCTCGCAGCTCGTTCGCCTCTCGCCAGGCCTGGATGCGCCGTGGGCGGATCCGGAAGTACTGGTAGGGCTGGTCGAGTTCGCGCGGGTCGAAGCCGGTCTTGGCCGCGAACGCGTCGCCCGTCCCCGGGGCGAGCTCGGCGATGTCCACCGGCTCGGCGGTGCCGTCGACGACGACCACGTCGCGCGTCGGCCCGAGGCCGAGGCGGACCTGGCCGTCCGCCAGCAGGTTGCGGCCGGTGATCGAGGCCCGTGGCGTCGATATGAGGAACGTCGTTCCGTCCCAGAGGTACGAGAGGGGGATCAGATGGACTCCCAGGGAGTCCGCGGAGTTCGGTGTCGCGACCCAGAGGTCGACGTCGCTCTCCAGCCTCTCGCGCGTGTCCTTCAGGCGCTCCTCGAGCCCACGCGGCGGTGCGTCCGTCACGCTTCCTCCCAGGCGAAGCCGTCCGGGTCGGTGAACGCCCCGCCCGTGGTGCCCAGCGCGATCCGGTGCGATCCGGTGCCGTCGACGGGGACGCCGACGTCCTTGGCGAGGGCGCGGCGGCCGTACAGCGCCAGCTTGACCGGGCTCGAGTCCGCGGTGGCGAACTCGACGTACTTGCGGCCGAAGCTCTTCGCCACCCTGAGACCCTGGTCGACGTAGAACTGCCTGCTCTCGGCCACGTCCGCGGCTCCGATCAGCAGCACCATCTCGTCGATCTTCCGGGTCGCCGGGCCGGTGTCCTTCTTCGCCGACGTGGCGATCTTCCAGATCGCTCCGTCCGGGGCCTGGACGACGCCGCCGTAGCCCCAGAACGACTTCGATGCGGGCTTCAGCACCGTGGCGCCGGCCTCGATGGCGGCGTCGACGAAGCTGCGGACGTCGGCCGGCTGGGACACCGTGAGCGACAGCGAGAACCCGCGGAAGCCGGTCGTCGGCTCCTCCGAGGCCCGCAGGCGCACCCGGCTGCCCAGACCGAAGGCGGAGTAGAAGCGTTCGGCGGCCGCTACGTCGGTCACCTCGAGGGTGAGGGATTCGATGGACGTGGTGGAGGTCGTGGAGTTCATGGCATTCACGCTAGTTCCGGCTCCCTCGGCAGTGCTTCTCGATTCCTGACCGGTCCCGTTCCGAGCGGTCCCGTTCCGAGCGGTCCGGTTCCGAGCGGTCGGGTTCCGAGCGGTGCGGTTCCGAGCGGTCCGGTTCCGACCGGGCCCATCGCCGCGCGGCGCCGGTACTCGTCGGGCTCCATGCCGACCAGCTCGGTGAAGTGCGTGCTGAACGTGGCGAGCGACGAGCAGCCGACCGCGAAGCAGACCTCGGCCACACCGAGGTCGCCGCGCCGCAGCAGCACCGTCGCGCGCTCGATGCGACGCGTCATCAGATAGGTGTACGGCGAACCGCCATAGGCGAGCCGGAACTGCCGGCTGAGGTCCCCGGCCGGCATGTTCGCGTCCCGGGCGAGGTTCTCGACGTTCAGAGGGCGCGCGTACTCCCGGTCGATCCGGTCGCGGACGCGGCGCAGGTGCGTGAAATCGCTCAGTCGCTGCGCGGCGGTGCGGGCGCGCGACCATGCGGGATGACACATGGGTGAGCTCCTTTCGTCCAAGCGGTCGGCGGCGAGGTGCTCAGCGAAGCTCTTGGATGCGGATGAGGTTCCCCGCGGGGTCGCGGAAGGCGCAGTCGCGGATGCCGTACGGCTGCTCCGTCGGCTCCTGGACCACCTCGGCGTCGCCGGCGGCCTGCACCTTCGCGAAGGTGTCGTCGAGGTCGGGGGTGGCCAGCAGGATCCAGCCGTAGGTGCCCTTGGCCATCATTTCGAGGATGGTGCGGCGCTCGTCCTCGGTGATCCCGGGGTCGGCGGCCGGCGGCGCCAGGAGGATGGAGGTGCCGGGCTGGCCGACGGGGCCGACCGTGATCCAGCGCATCTTGCCCTGGCCGACGTCGCTGCGGACCTCGAAGCCGAGGGCGTCGCGGTAGAAGGCCAGAGAGGCGTCCGGGTCGTCGTGCGGGAGGGCGGTGGTGTTGATCGTGATGTCCATGGTCATCACGTTAACTCCGCCTGGATGAACGGCGCTTCTCGAATACTGATCCGTTCGGGCGGCCGCCGACCGTCCCGTGCGAGGCGGTGTCCGGGCCGCGATCCGGGCCGTGATCCGGACCGTGATCCAGGCCCTTCTGACCTGCGGGGACGGGTGGTACGTTCCGGGACGGGTTGGAGCGTTCTCGTGGAGAGGGTGGACGTGCGCGGAGGAGAGACGGCCATGGGCATCGGCGCTCGGTTGGCCGCGCCCGGCGGGCCCTTCGCGGTCGAGGACGGGGTGTACGTCGGCGGTCCCCGCACACTGCGGGAGTTCGTGGAGGCCACCTGGGCCTACGGCGACCAGGTCTTCCTGGTGTCCGAGGACGGGGAGCTGACCTACCGGGAGTTCTTCGACGCCGCCTGCGGGCTCGCCCGACGCTTCGGCGAGGTGTACGGGCTGCGGCCGGGGGACCGGGCCGCCATCGCGATGCGGAACCATCCCGAGTGGCAGATCGCCTTCTGGGCCGCCCAGCTCGCCGGCCTCGTCGCCGTGCCCCTGAACGCCTGGTGGACCGAGGAGGAGCTCGCGTACGCCCTCGACGACTGCACGCCCCGGATCCTTCTCGTCGACGGCGAGCGGGTCGAGAGGGTCCGGCGGTGGGCGGGCGAGCACGACGTGCCCGGCATCGTGTTCCACGGGGAGGCCAGGGAAGGCTTCCAGGAGTACGTACGCGACACCGATCCGCTTCTCGGGCCGCCGCCCGTCGACGTGCTGCCCGAGCACGACGCCACCATCATCTACACCTCCGGGACCACAGGCCGGCCCAAGGGCGCCGTCGCCACCCACCTCGCGCAGGCCGGGGCCGCGATGAATCCGCGGTACTACGCCGCCGCCTCCGCCCTCGGCCGCGGCACGGTCCCCGGGCAGGGGCCCGCGCCCATCTCGCTCACCACGTTTCCGTTCTTCCACGTGGCGGCGTTCACGTCGTTCTACTCGGTGATGGCCGCCGGCGGGACCCTCGTCCTCATGCGGAAGTGGGACGCGGACACGGCACTGGAGCTGATCCGGCGCCACCGCGTCACGCATTACGCCGGTGTGCCGACGACCGCCCTGCAGCTGCTCGACCGGGCGGAGGAGACCGGCGATCCGCTGGAGAGCCTCGTCATGCTCAACACCGGGGGCGCCGCCGCCCCGCCCGAGATCGTGGCCCGCCTCACCGCCCTGTACGGGGAGCGCATCGAGCCCCGCAACGGCTACGGACTCACCGAGACCTGCGGGGGCGTGTTCGCGAACTTCGGGGCCGAGTACCGCGCGGATCCGCGGAGCGTCGGCCGGCCCACGCCGGCCACCGAGATCCGGATCGACCGGCCGGACGCGGACGGTGTCGGGGAGCTGTGGCTGCGGGGGCAGTCCGTCGTCCGCGGGTACTGGGGGGACGAGGAGGCGACGAAGAACGCCTTCGGCGACGACGGATGGTTCCGTACGGGGGACCTCGCCCGGCTCCACGACGGGCGGATCACCCTCGTCGACCGGCTCAAGGACATGGTGATCCGCGGCGGCGAGAACGTGTACTGCGTGGAGGTCGAGAACGTCCTCCTGGACCACCCCGCCGTCCTCGACGCCGCCGTCCTCGGCGTGCCGCACCCCACCCTGGGGGAAGAGGTCGCCGCGGTCGTACGACTCAAGGAGCCGTCGAGCGTCACGGTCGACGAGCTGCGGGCGCACGTCGGCGCGCGGCTCGCCGCCTTCAAGGTGCCGGCGCATGTCGTCGTACGGGACACCGAGCTGCCGCGGAACGCCACCGGGAAGATCCTCAAGCGGGAGCTCAGGGAAGAGCTCACGCGCGCGTGACGCGGACCCGGTAGTGGCCCCTGTCGTCCTCGTGCGTCACCGTGATCCGGATGCCGTTCGTACGGTCCGTGAAGGTCTCGCCCGGGCGGTACGGGGCGTCCGACAGCTCCGCGTGGACGTTCGGGCGGCGCGTGCAGCCGCCGCTGTCCTTGTCGCTGTCCGCCACGGTCACCGGGCCGTGCCCGGTGTCGACGTCCGACTCGACCCGGTAGATCAGGACGCCCGGCTCGCAGACGGCCTCGTCGTTGCCGTCGCGGGTGCGGACCTCGATCGCATAGCCCGACGTCTCCGAGAGCGGTACGAAGGCGAGTTTGTCGCCGCCCCTGGCCGCCAGCGGGGTCAGCGTGTACTCGTGCGTCCCGGGCGTGGACGCGCAGCCCACCTGCCTGTTGTCGAGCCAGCCCAGCTTCCACTTGTGCCAGCCGAGGAGGTCGTTGTTGGCCCCCCAGTCCTCGGACATGATGTCCCAGTGCCCGACCGTGCCGCCGCCGTCCGCGGTGTAGAGGTCGGGCAGGCCGAAGACATGGCCGTTCTCGTGCGGCAGGACGCGGTAGCCGGTCGTGGCGTACGAGCCCGAGCCGTCGTCCTGGCGGCTGTAGACGAAGGACGTGTTGGAGAGCGGGACGCCGTCCGCGTAGGGGGCGTCGTCGTTCCCCGAGAAGGTGACGGACAGGACGGTGTCCAGGGCCGAGGGGCCGGCGTTCGGGGTCATCAGGACGTTGACCAGGTCGTACGCGCTGAAGTCCACCTTCGGGTCGGCGGCCTTCACGATGTCCTCGACGAAGCCGCGGTAGCCCGGTTCGTACGGTGAGCCGCGCTCTATCCCGTACGAGGAGAACGGCCTCGGCATCCGCAGCCAGTCGGTTATCGGGGCCTCGGGGTGGTAGTGCAGGCGCCCGTACGAGCTGGTGCGGAACCACTCGGAGGTCTTCGGGAAGAACTCGCGGTAGCGGCCGAGCGCCGTGCCGTCGCCGGGCGCGTCGGGGAAGTCGACCATCAGGTTGAGGGCCCTGACCTTGCCCGTGGAGCGGGCGTAGCCCGGGGCGGTCGGCAGGCCCTCCGACATCTGTACACCCATCGTCGTCGCGATCCGGCACGGCCCGAGCTGGGACTCCCGTGAGTCCTTGGGTGCGGTGGCCACCGGGCCCGACGAGGCCGGTGTGGGGCCGGGGAGGGTGGTGCTGGCCGAGGCCAGGGCGGCGAGCGCGAGGGCTGCTGCCACGGCGAGGGCGACGTGTCTGCGTATCCCCCGGCGGGTCTGGTGCATCCGGTCGCCTCTCTGGTCAGCCGCAGGTCAGCGTCAGCCGGCTGGTGGGTCAGCTGGTCGGGTCAGCTGGTCAGCGCCGCTGCTCGATCAGCCTGTGTCGAGAGGTGCGCGGGCGCGCGCGGGGTTGACCCGATCGTGGGTATTCGACGGGACACCTCGCATGTGACTCAGATCACATTCGAGACGGGAAATAACCGGGGACTCGCTCCCCGTTTACACCTGTGTTCCAGGAAGTGGGGACTCAGTCCCCGGATCATCAGACCGGATCATCAGAGGGAGGATGTGGCGTGAGCACCCAGGCCGGCACCGAGCCCACCCGTCGCGTCGTCCGCCCGCGGGCGGATGCTCTGCGCAACCGCGAGCGGATCGTGACGGCGGCCCGCGAGATGTTCGTCGAGTTCGGCCCGCAGGTGCCGCTCGACGAGATCGCGCGGCGCGCCGGGGTCGGCAACGCCACGCTCTACCGCAACTTCCCCGAGCGCAACGACCTCATCCACGAGGTCG contains:
- a CDS encoding M6 family metalloprotease domain-containing protein, which translates into the protein MHQTRRGIRRHVALAVAAALALAALASASTTLPGPTPASSGPVATAPKDSRESQLGPCRIATTMGVQMSEGLPTAPGYARSTGKVRALNLMVDFPDAPGDGTALGRYREFFPKTSEWFRTSSYGRLHYHPEAPITDWLRMPRPFSSYGIERGSPYEPGYRGFVEDIVKAADPKVDFSAYDLVNVLMTPNAGPSALDTVLSVTFSGNDDAPYADGVPLSNTSFVYSRQDDGSGSYATTGYRVLPHENGHVFGLPDLYTADGGGTVGHWDIMSEDWGANNDLLGWHKWKLGWLDNRQVGCASTPGTHEYTLTPLAARGGDKLAFVPLSETSGYAIEVRTRDGNDEAVCEPGVLIYRVESDVDTGHGPVTVADSDKDSGGCTRRPNVHAELSDAPYRPGETFTDRTNGIRITVTHEDDRGHYRVRVTRA
- a CDS encoding class I adenylate-forming enzyme family protein, which gives rise to MGIGARLAAPGGPFAVEDGVYVGGPRTLREFVEATWAYGDQVFLVSEDGELTYREFFDAACGLARRFGEVYGLRPGDRAAIAMRNHPEWQIAFWAAQLAGLVAVPLNAWWTEEELAYALDDCTPRILLVDGERVERVRRWAGEHDVPGIVFHGEAREGFQEYVRDTDPLLGPPPVDVLPEHDATIIYTSGTTGRPKGAVATHLAQAGAAMNPRYYAAASALGRGTVPGQGPAPISLTTFPFFHVAAFTSFYSVMAAGGTLVLMRKWDADTALELIRRHRVTHYAGVPTTALQLLDRAEETGDPLESLVMLNTGGAAAPPEIVARLTALYGERIEPRNGYGLTETCGGVFANFGAEYRADPRSVGRPTPATEIRIDRPDADGVGELWLRGQSVVRGYWGDEEATKNAFGDDGWFRTGDLARLHDGRITLVDRLKDMVIRGGENVYCVEVENVLLDHPAVLDAAVLGVPHPTLGEEVAAVVRLKEPSSVTVDELRAHVGARLAAFKVPAHVVVRDTELPRNATGKILKRELREELTRA